The Pseudomonas aeruginosa genome includes the window CGCGCCAGGTCGACCAGCATCATGTGCTCGGCGATCTCCTTGGCGTCCAGGCGCAACTCCGCTTCCAGGCGATTGTCCAGTTCCGCATCGATGGCGCCCCGGGCATCGCGTCCGCGCGGGCGGGTGCCGGCGATGGGATAGAGTTCCACCTCGCGACTCTCCGCGTCGTACTTCAATGCCGACTCCGGCGAAGCGCCGAACAGGCAGAAGTCCCCCGCATCGAGGAAGAAGCGGTACGGGCTGGGGTTGCGCAGGCACAACTGGCGATAGGCCCGCCAGGGGTCCGCACACGGCATGCTGAAGCTGCGCGACGGTACGATCTGGAACACGTCGCCGGCCCTCACGTGGGCCTGCAGGCGCTCTACCTGGCGGGCAAAGCTCGCATCGTCCAGGTCGACCTGGTAGTTGCCGGCCCGTACGCCTGCCACCGGCGACTCGGAAGCCTCCTCCACGGCGCCATGGAATTCGTCGGCACACTGGCGCAGGCTGGCGGCCAACCGGTCGTGCCCGGCCGGATCGTGGACGAACGCCTGCAGCGAAGTCCGGCGCGCCAGGTGATCGATGTCCAGCAGCAACTCCGGCACCAGGAACAGGTAGTCCGGGCAATGCCGCGCAGGTTCGGCCGGCGCCGGCAAGGGTTCGAACTGCTCGGCCAGGTCGAAGCTGAACAGGCCGCCCAGCAGCGCGGGCCCCTCCGCGTCGCCCAGCGTTCCGAGCACGCGGCGCAGCGCCTCCAGGCTGGACAGGCCATGCAGGCGTCGCCACTCGTCCGCATGCGACTCTTCCTGGGGGAAGCGCCAGTGCAGGGTGTCGCCGTCACGCAAGCAGGTGACCTGGGCCGGACAGGCCTCGCTCAACGGCGCCAGCAAGGCGCGTCCGTTGGAGTTCAACGCCCGCAGCACCACATCGCGCCCCCAGCACTCGATGCGCAGGCAGCTGGAAAGGATCGCCACGCTACGCCGCGCAGCCTTGCTGTCCACGTCGAAGCAGTCGAACAGCATCCGGTTGGCGCCGGCCATGCGCCAGATCGACAGCGCCTCCGGCACCAGCGTGCGGTACTCCAGACTTTCTTCCAGTCGATAGCCAACCCCGCTCACGAGCCACCTCCTCGCGCCCATGGGCGACTGGCCTGCGCGACGCTAGCGCGCAACGGCATGTTCATCATCGATAACCCCCCTTTTCCCCCAATTGCGACCGCTGCCGTCGGCGGCGATCGCCGCAATGGATGTCCCGTCTCAGTCCAGAGGCAGCGCCTGGCGGGAGAGAATCTCCAGCATCCGGCGCATGCTCCCCAGGTGCAGTTCGCCGGGCAGGAAGTCGACGCTCTGCCCACCCCAGGCGCGGTGCAGCTCCTCGCTCAGTTCGTCGAGGGATTCGCCCATGGACTGGCGCCAGAGCAACCGCCGGCACAGGCGCAGACACTCGGTATAGGCCGACTCGGCCCCATCCGCGGCCAGCCGCCCCCGCAGCAGGCCGCCGTGTCCCGGGATCAGTTGCAGCAGGGTCGGCAGACGCTGCAGACGTTCCAGGGACTCCAGGTAAGCCTCCATGTCGTCGAACACCAGCGGCCGCCACACCCCCTCTGCCTCGTCGAACTCGCCCAGGGCATCGCCGCAGAACAGGCGGCGGCGTCGCACGTCGTAGAAAACCACGTGATCGTCGCTGTGGCCGTGGGCCTCTATGACCTGCAGGCGATGCCGCGGTCCCAGCTCCAGCCACTCGCCGTCGGCCACCGCGCGAACCGGCAGAGCGTCCCAGGCACAGGCCTCGGGCAACCGCTGCTCCGCACGCAACAGTTGCCGGTTCAAGCGCTCGACCACCCGCACCGCGCTTTCCGACTTCCAGGCCTGGCAGGTCCGCTCGGACGCCAGGACCTGTACGTTCGGCAGCCGCGGACACAGGTAGGGCAGCAGGCCGCAGTGGTCGTAGTGCTTGTGGGTGATCAGCCAGTAGTGCACCTGGGACGGGTCGGCGACCCAGCGGCACAGGTCCGCCCAAACCAATTCGGCATCCCGGCTGATCCCTCCTTCAACCAGCGCCCAGCTCGCCTCACCGAGACGCAGCAGGAACACCGGCACCTGGACGTCCCCCAACAGGCACAGGTCATCATCCAGTTGACCGGGAGCCGAAAGCCTCAACATGGCCGGTTCACCTCCTCAGGTTTGCGGTACAGCGCCGCGCCCCAGGTCGCGCCGGAGCCGTAGGTCAGGACCAGCACCCGCTGTCCCGGCTGGATGTCCGGCCAGAACATCGCCAGCGTGACAGGGGTCGAGGCCGAAGCCATGTTGCCCAGACGATCCACGGTCACCGCGAACTTGTGCTGGGGAATGCCCAGTTGCTCCTGCACCGCATCGAGGATGCGCAGGTTCGGTTGATGGCAGATCACATGGTCGATGTCGTCCAGGGTCAGCTCATGGGCCGCGAGCATTTCGCCGGCGATCCGTACCAGGGTCTGGCTGGCATGCTCGAACATCGGCCGGCCGCGCATGAGGAACTCGCCCCCGCCCTCGCGCAGGACATTCTCGTCGAGGAAGGTCGGCGAGGCACTGCCCGGCGCCGCAGTCATCAGCAGGTCGAAGTAGTTGCCGTCGGCGCCCAGGCGCAGGTCCAGCAGGCCGTCGTCGAGGCTCTCGCCGGCGCTGACCACCACTGCGCCGGCACCGTCGCCGAGCAGGATCGACAGGTTGCGGCCGCGGTCCGAACAGTCCATGCGCTTGGACAGCACCTCGCCGCAGACCACCAGGACATGCCGTGCCAGCCCGGCGAGGATCTGCCCGCGAGCCATCTGCAAGCCGTACAGCAACCCGCTGCACTGTGCCCGGATATCCAGCACCGGGATGTGCCGCAGGCCCAGCAGCGGCTGGATCAGGCAGGCCTGGGACGGGTCGTGGTGGTCCGGCGACAGGGTGTTCACCAGCAACAGGTCGATGTCCTCCGGCAGCAGCCCGGCAGCCTCGATGGCCTGGCGCGCCGCCGGCACCATCAGCGCGCTGACCGCCTGTTCCGGCTCGACGTGATAGCGGGTGCGCACGCCGGTACGTTCGACGATGAACTCGTCCGACGTATTGATGCGCCCTACCAGGTCATGATTGCTGACCTGGCGTTTCGGCAGGCTGAAACCCAGCCCGGCCAGGATCGGATTACCCATGTGCAGCCCTCCTCGGACACCGTGGTTCAACATGGCGATGCCTCAGCACACCAGCACCTCGCCCAATTGCCAGACCTGGGCGGCGAACCCCCAGCCAGTGGCTGCGCCGGCCATGACGATACGATCGCCGGGGCGGATCTTGCCCTCGCGCAGGCCGGTCATCAGGGTGTACGGGATGGAAACGGAGATCATCACGCCGGTATCGCCCATCGTCAGTTGGTACTGCTCAGGACGGGCACCGATGCCCTCGGCCCAGGCCTTGACCAGGAACGGCGCTGGCTGGTGGAAGACGAAATAATCGATGTCATCGCTGCCCAGGCCGGCCTTTTCCAACGCCCGGCGCATCGCGATCGGCACGTTGGTCGGGACGAAGCTGGCCATCTTGTTCTGGCCGTCGCTGAACAACGAGAAATACAGCCGCGGCTTGGCCTCGCCGGTCGGGTTTTCCGGCAGGCGCCAGCGACCGGTGGCCACTTCATAGAACGTAGCGTCGCTGTGTTCGGCCGAAGCCAGCAGGTCGCAGCTGTCATCGTCGCCGCGGGTCAGCAGGGCCACCGCGCAGCCATCGGCGAACAGGGTCGAGGTACGCGAGGTGAAGTCGAGCAGGTTGGAGATGTACTCGCTGCACACCACCAGCACTTTCTCGGCCTTACCCTGGCGGATCATGCTCGCTGCCAGGCGCAGGTTGAGCAGGAAGCTGGCGCACTCCATCTGCGAATCCAATGGCAGCGCCCGACTCAGGCCGAGCTGCTTGGACAGCACGTTGGCCATGCGCGGGTAGAGACGTCCGCGCAGGTCCGGCAGGACATCGCCGGCGTCGGTCATGATCGGCGAGGAAGCCGAACAGATCAGCATGTCCACGCTATCCGGCGCGGTATCGCTGCTGCGCAGCAGGCGCTCGGCGGCCCGGACCACCAGGCTGAACTCGTTCTCGCCGTTCCGCGGGTCGAAATAGCCCCGCCGATTGACGCCCCAGAATTGCCACCAGGACTCGCTGAGGTCCGGTACCGCGGCGAACACCGGATCGTCGTTTTCGTAGCTGCGAGCCGGAAGTTCACAGGTGATCGCTGCCAGTTTGACCTTATGCATGAGCTTCTCCCGCCAGTTCCAGGGTCACGCCCTCCACCACCATGCCGAACGGATCGAAGCTGATCAGCAGCAGTTCATCCAGACGGTCGCGCTGTGCCGCGCGCAGTTGCGACGCCAGTTCGAACGGCCCCAGGCAACGACCATCGGGCCGTCCCTGGCCGAACCATTCCTCGCGCACCCAGTTCAGTTGCGGGAAGTCCCCGGCCAGACGGGTGAATCCGGCGCGTACCGCTTCGGGCAATCCAGGTTGGGCCGGCAGGTTGAGGTGTCCCTTGACGTCGCCTACCTGGCGAATATCGGTATTCAGCGGAATGCTCAGCGGCAGCCATTCCTGCGCCGGATCACCGCCCAGCGCACCGCGACGGAACGCGGCCTTGCCGGTCGGCCGGCAGAGCAGCGCCAGGGCGCCGTCGGCAAGGGCGAAGCCGGACTCGCTGTCCACTTCCAATCCCTGGCTGGATTCGCCGCGCACGACCAGGACGTTGCGATAGCCCTGGTCGCTGGCGAGGGTATCGACCACGTAGAGGGCGCGGGCCAGGCTCGAGTCGGTGAGGTCGAAGACATGCGCGCGATTCGCGCCGAGGACCTTCTGCAACGGATGGCCGATCTTCGGCGCCATGATGTCGCGGTTCTCGATCAGATGGTCGGGAGACAGGGCGAGGCCGACGATCAGGTCGATCTCCTCGGGCTTGACCGCCGCCTCGTCCAGGGCTTCGCGAACCGCCGGCAGCAAGCGCTGCATCAGCATCTCGTCGCCCTGGGCGCGAGGGCGTTCGCCTCCCAGCGGCCCCTCCAGACACACATAGGATGGGGGCAGGTTCACCCCCACAGCCTGAATCAACATGCCCGTTCCTCCGGAAGGTTGTCGTGATAAAGGGTGTCGGCCAGGTGGCGCAGCTCGGCGCGCGCCAACTTGCCGTTGTCGTTGCGCGGCAAGGCCGGCAGCACATGCAATTGGCTGGGCAGCATGTGCGAGGGAATCTGTTCGGCGAGATGCTGGTCGATGCGCTGCGCCAGCAGGATCTGGTTGTCGTCCAGCGGAGTGGCCAGGGTGACGAACAGGGTCGGACGCAAGCCGTCGTGCAGCCGGCAGGTAGGAACCAGAACCGCCTCGCTCACTTCCGGCAGATGACGGCAGATCGCCTGCTCGACCTGGGTCGGCACCACCCAGCGGCCATTCACCTTGAACAGATCGTCTTCCCGCCCACAGTGACGGTAGGCACCCGACTCGTCGCGCTCGAACAGGTCGCCGGTGCGGTACCAGCCACCTGCGAAGCGCGCCTGCTGCTCTTCGCTGGCCCGCCAGTAACCCGGACTCAGCCCAGGGCCACGCACCAACAGCACGCCTTGCCGGCCCGCTTCCTCGATGGTGTGTCCTTCGCGGTCCACCAGCCGGCACTCATAGCCAGGCAACGGCAGCCCGGTGCTGTCGGCACGCGCCTGGCCCGGGCGGTTGGCGAGGAACACATGGCCGACCTCGGTAGCCCCGATGCCGTCGCAGATCTCCAGCCCGTGCGCGGCCCAGAATTCGAACTCGCCGCGCGGCAGCGGCGAGCCGGCGGAAAACGCCAGGCGCACGCTGCTCAACAGCTCCCTGGCCTGCGGACGCAGCGAGGCATAGATGGCCGGCACCCCAAACAGGACCCGGGGGCGGAAGGCGACCAGGTTCTCCAGAACCCGCTCCGGGCTCGGCCAGGTATCGTCGAGCAGCGCCGAGGCTCCGCTGAACCAGGGAAAGAACAGGCTGTTGCCCATGCCATAGCCGAAGAACATCTTGGGAATCGAATACAGCCGGTCTCCCGCCTGCAATGCCAGCAACTCCGTAGCGAACGCCCGGCAGAAACCGAGCGTGTTGCGCAGGCTGTGCATCACCCCCTTGGGCGCCCCGGTGGAACCCGAGGTGTATTGCAGGAAACAGGCTGCCGCCGGGTCCTGGCGATGGAAGGCACTCCAATCGAGGTCCGCAGGACCGACCAGCGCGTCCAGCGAGAAATCGTCGAGCAAAGGGCGACCGGCGGCCGCACGCAGGGTCAACGGCGCCAAAGGACCGCTCAGCGACGGTGCATCGGCTTCACGCACCACCAGGCTGGCCTGGCAGTCGGCAGCGATATCGGCCAGGGCCTGCTCGCGGGACTTGGGATTGATCACGGCGGGAATGGCGCCGACCGCGATGCAGGCCAGGAACAGGCAGGCCAGCGAAGGCGAGTCGTTCAACGCCAGCACCACGCGATCGCCGGGCTTGAGCAGGCGGGCCAGTTGGCTGGCCTGGGAGAGAATGTAGGTCCGGCATTGCAGCCGGCTGAGAGTCTGGCCCCGATAGTGATAAACGGCGGTATCGGGATCGAAATCGAGGCGGAACAGAACCTCGGTCAGGTTGGCCAATGTGGACATGACAGAACGTTCCCTCTTCAGCGATATGCATCCGGATCAGGAGATACCTGAGCCAGAGCGCTTGCTTTGTCAGGAACGGGAAACTAGCGGCGCTGGGCGAAGCGCGATATTCGGAGTCCGAACGAAAAAGTTTCGGGGAGAAGAACCACGGGCTTCGTAGGCCGCGGCAATCGGCGCGATCCAAACCGCGAGAAATTTGGCACACCCACCGGGCTGCGCGGGATCCGAGAACGGCAACCAAGCAAGAAGGGCGGCAGCCTTTTTACGCAAGAGCCCATTGGACAGACAAAAACCGTTACAACCCTTGCTCGAGGCCTCGTCCGAACCCATGAGATGGCAAACCAATGACAACCCACTTTGCTCGGCAAATCGCCTCCCAGATCTCACAGTTCGAGGCGCTCGGCCTGGGCTCCAAGGGGGCGACGGCATGCCTGGAAGCAGGCGGCCATCCATCGGGCCGATAGCGCTCCGCCCCGCCTCGCCTGCCATTTGCAGGCTTCCCTGTTGAAATCCCATTGCGTAGTACACTGGGCGAACCTGCCGAAGAGGACACCTACATGCCCCATAGCTACAGGAAAATGGAATCGCCGGTCGGGACACTGACCCTGGTAGCCAGGGACGATGCCTTTCTGGTCGCGATTCTTTGGCAGCATGAGCGTCCCAACCGAGTACCGCTGGACGAGATGCGGCTCTCCGAGGACAGCTCCCTCCTGGCGGAAACCGAACGCCAGTTGCGGGAATATTTTTCCGGCAAACGTTCCCGGTTCGAACTCCCGCTCGACTTCCAAGGTACCGAATTTCAGAAAAAGGTCTGGTCCGCCCTGCTCACCATTCCATTCGGCGAGACCCGCAGCTATACGGAAATAGCCGTGCAGATCGGCAGCCCCAACGCAGTACGGGCGGTTGGAGCCGCCAACGGACGGAACCCACTGTCCATTGTTGCACCTTGCCATAGGGTGATCGGAGCCTCTGGCGGCCTCACCGGTTTCGCCGGTGGGTTGGCCGCCAAGCAGTGGTTGCTGCGTTTGGAAACCCGAGGCAGGACACCAGACCTGTTGAGCATGATCGAGGACGAGTGAGCTGCCGCTTGCCCTCGCGCCCGGTGTTCACCGGAAAAATCCTCGCCTTTTGACTTGACCCGACTGCAGCGGGGACATTTCAGATCGAGGACCGACGGCAACTGAGCGCAACTCGTTCGTAAGTCAGGTCCTTGTTCCTGGGCGGCAACTGATAGTCGACGGAACAGGAGCCATCGCTCCAGCGAATGGACAGGCGCCCCTGGTCCTCGATACCGAACACCAGCAAACGGGACAGGTTGTCGACCATTCCCACGACCCGCTCTTCCTTGTCGTATGCCTGTGCACCGAAGGGAATCTTTCCTCCAGAGTCCATGCTCAGGTCGAACTGCACCCGCCGACCGGACTCCGCGGAGAAACGCTTGGCGATCACGGCGCCCCGGGTCGGCACGGCCATTTGCGTGCTGTCGCTGATCTCGGTATCGCTTCCAAGGGTATTGGTATCCAGGTTCACCCAGTTGTAACGATAGGGTTGCATGTAAGGGAGCACGGCATAGCCACGGCCGTCGGTGCGAACCGAAGAGTAGCCGTCGAGGCCGACGCCGCCGACCTCCGGAACCTCCACCAGGCCAAACGTTTCCCCCACCGGCTGGCCGAAGGTCACTCCCCCCGAATGCACCACTACCGAACCGCTTGCTCCCAGGTTGATCTGCTTGTTGTCGCGCCCCTGGCTGTAATTGGCGGACAACTTGGCCTTGGACGTGTCCCAACCCAGGCCGACGCTGCCGGAGTTGCCGCCGTCCTTGCTGTAGTTGGCCTGTGCGCTGTAGTTGAACGCATTGGCTTCATCCAGGTATCCGGAGATACCGGTGTTCAGGCTCGAATCACCATGCTGTGAACTCACGGCATTGGCATATACCTGACTGGAGCGTGCGCTACCGCCCAAGGGGATGCTGACGGAGGCCGTGAACTGGGTATCGGAGCGCCCGAACGAACCCGTCTCCTGGGTACGGGAAACCGCCAGGCTATAGCTCGCGCGCTTGATGCCGCTGCTGAAGCCGAACTGCACGCGACGGCTGCTGCCGGGGCGATTCCAATATGTGGTTTCGCCCGCCGTGAGATAGAGCGAACTGCGTCGGAACAGCGTCTGGTTCACCGTCAGGTCTATGCGGCTCTTCTGCCGACTGGAACTTGAGCCATAGAGGTAGCTCTCTTCGGACATGTCGTCGATATGCTGGCTGAGAGTACGGTAGCCTTCCGTGGAATAGCGATAGCCCACCACGGTAAAGCTGGTTTCGGTGGCGTTGATGGTCTTGGAATAGAGAAGCCGCAGACTCTGTCCCTGGTTGCGCCCACCCCGCCGCGTGCGGGACTGGCTATGGGTCACGTCCGCAGAAAAACCGCCCAGGGGCGTGTTGAAGCCGAGGCCCAGGTTGGTGGCATTGTACTTCTCCGCAGCGAGCAGGCCGCCAAAGCCGGTAACCCTGTCGGACAAGCCATACACAGCCGACCCCTGGAGCAGGTTGACCGACGGCTGGCCATCATTATGGTACTCACCGGCGGCCAGGCCATAGCGCAGGTTCCCCTTGCGGGTCATGACCGGCAGGTAGGAATAGGACTGCTTGAAGGACCGCTGGCGTCCGTCCGCCTCGATGATCTTGACCTCCAGGTCGCCATTGGAGCCGCTGGGATAGATGTCGGTGATCTCGAACGCACCGGGAGGTACGTTGGTGGAATAGATCACGAAGCCATTCTGGCTCACCTCGACCGTCGCATTGGTTTCAGCGATACCGCGCACCACCGGGGTATAGCTGATCTCGTTGTCGGGCAGCATGCCGATATCGGATTGCAGTTGCACGCCGCGCATACGCACGCTCTCGAAAGCATCCCCCTGAGCGGAGGTATACAACTCGCCGAGGGACAAGGTCCCCTTCAGGGCACGAATGTCACGTTCCACATAGGTACGGTTGCTACTGAACTTGTTGCGCATGCCGGTACCTCCGCTCAGGGAGGAGTCGTTGCGCAGACGCCAGCCAAACAGGTTGAAGCCGTTGCGCAGGCCCAGGTAGCGATAATCGCTGTTCTGGCCAAAGTTGGTGTTGCGCGTGAAGTTGGCCTGGTAGTTGGAAAACAACGCGGTGACACCGTCATCCCAAAGAGAGGGATCCACATAGCCACGCGAGTGCCGCTGTACATACAGCTGTGGAATGCTGACCAGCAGGGAAAGGCTGTTGACGTCGAACTCGATGGATGCACCGGGGATGAGTTCGGCGACATTCAGGGGCGTATTGTTTTCCAGATTATCCGGAATGAGTTTGTCTCGCGTCAGCCGGGCTATATCGACCCCGATCTCCTTGAGCAGCCCTACCCGGACGACCGGACGAACGCTTCCGGTTTCGGGATCGGCACTGAACACGACATCTTCGCGCCGGATCATGATCTGGTTCAAATGAATGTCGACGCTGTAAGTGCCGGGCGACACCGAGTTGCCGTTCTCGAAATACTTCAGTTCAACGGGCGCCCCGCCCTCGTTGTTCAGGAACTCGGCGTTGAATTCAACCGCGAAAGTTACGGCAGGCAAAGCCAATCCCAAGGCCATGAGACAGGAAGACCTGGAATAGACGGACAACTCGAAGTCGAACTTTTTCCTAAATATGGCCACGCGAATATTCCTTGGACTAATTTCCGACAAAACGGAAACACCCATCCATAGGGGAAGTTAAGAGCAGTTCTTCTGCTCTTCTACTCTGCTCTTCTGAGCTTCAGTCGGATAAGGAGCTGGAATGTTTATCGAGTCCGCCATAGTCATTTACGCTCTGGAACTCGACATTTCCAGAAACGCCGGATGGAGTTCCCTTGATTTCGAATCGGCGACTCGACTTCGGCGCGACCATGTCGGCATCAACAACATAGTAGGCATTGCCAGCTTTTAATTTCACGCTGGCTAAAGAGACATGAAACGCAGTATCGTTGGAAACTTCGACAACTGACTTTCCACCCTGACGGACAAGACGCCAGTTCAACTTTCCAGGCGCTTCGGCGGAAGTTCCCGACAAGTTATCGGGGCGGTAGAAGACCTTGATACGCTGGCGCAAAGCTATCTGCAACGTATTAGCCGAGGCAGATTTTTGCGGAATTTCCTGGACGTTCAGGCGGAATACGGATTCCCTGTCGCTCGGCAAGCCTTCCCCTTGAAACAGGATACGCAGGGTTTGCTGCTTGTTGCCTCCCAAACGACTGAGGGCAGGCGTGATGACAAACGGAACCTCACGTTTATCTGCCCCATTATCAGCCTCTACCCAGGATTGAATCATCACGTCCTTGGAAGCCTGGTTCCTGACCAGGATCGCAGCCTCCTTGGCAGGCGCCTGCAGAACGACCCGGGTTCCTCCCAGTGTGATTCCCGCATTGGCCAGGGTGGAAAAAAGCAAAAGGATGCCACCCCAGATAACTCTGGAAGAAAATGGATATTTCATGATGAACTCGCACCTCATGGAACGGGGTATATACATACCCCGCCCACGTAGCAGAACTTAGTTGTATTCCAGGGTGAACGGCAGGGAGCCGTCGGCACTACCAGCCGTAGGAGCTACGGAGCCGGATTTGACATAAGCGGCACGCAGATTCAGCTTGGCACTGTAGACAGTGATGTCATTGCCTTCGCCATCTTTTTGTACCTTGGAATCCAGGGGCGCATCGATGGTCTC containing:
- the pqsE gene encoding 2-aminobenzoylacetyl-CoA thioesterase PqsE, with translation MLRLSAPGQLDDDLCLLGDVQVPVFLLRLGEASWALVEGGISRDAELVWADLCRWVADPSQVHYWLITHKHYDHCGLLPYLCPRLPNVQVLASERTCQAWKSESAVRVVERLNRQLLRAEQRLPEACAWDALPVRAVADGEWLELGPRHRLQVIEAHGHSDDHVVFYDVRRRRLFCGDALGEFDEAEGVWRPLVFDDMEAYLESLERLQRLPTLLQLIPGHGGLLRGRLAADGAESAYTECLRLCRRLLWRQSMGESLDELSEELHRAWGGQSVDFLPGELHLGSMRRMLEILSRQALPLD
- a CDS encoding anthranilate synthase component 1 — protein: MGARRWLVSGVGYRLEESLEYRTLVPEALSIWRMAGANRMLFDCFDVDSKAARRSVAILSSCLRIECWGRDVVLRALNSNGRALLAPLSEACPAQVTCLRDGDTLHWRFPQEESHADEWRRLHGLSSLEALRRVLGTLGDAEGPALLGGLFSFDLAEQFEPLPAPAEPARHCPDYLFLVPELLLDIDHLARRTSLQAFVHDPAGHDRLAASLRQCADEFHGAVEEASESPVAGVRAGNYQVDLDDASFARQVERLQAHVRAGDVFQIVPSRSFSMPCADPWRAYRQLCLRNPSPYRFFLDAGDFCLFGASPESALKYDAESREVELYPIAGTRPRGRDARGAIDAELDNRLEAELRLDAKEIAEHMMLVDLARNDLARVCRSGTRQVRDMLKVDRYSHVMHLVSRVAGELHGELDALHAYRACLNMGTLVGAPKVRAMQLLRQYEDGYRGSYGGAIGILDSAGNLDTSIVIRSAEVREGIARVRAGAGVVLDSDPRLEAEETRNKALAVLTAVAAAERERGERDAHHAVG
- the pqsB gene encoding 2-heptyl-4(1H)-quinolone synthase subunit PqsB — its product is MLIQAVGVNLPPSYVCLEGPLGGERPRAQGDEMLMQRLLPAVREALDEAAVKPEEIDLIVGLALSPDHLIENRDIMAPKIGHPLQKVLGANRAHVFDLTDSSLARALYVVDTLASDQGYRNVLVVRGESSQGLEVDSESGFALADGALALLCRPTGKAAFRRGALGGDPAQEWLPLSIPLNTDIRQVGDVKGHLNLPAQPGLPEAVRAGFTRLAGDFPQLNWVREEWFGQGRPDGRCLGPFELASQLRAAQRDRLDELLLISFDPFGMVVEGVTLELAGEAHA
- the pqsC gene encoding 2-heptyl-4(1H)-quinolone synthase subunit PqsC codes for the protein MHKVKLAAITCELPARSYENDDPVFAAVPDLSESWWQFWGVNRRGYFDPRNGENEFSLVVRAAERLLRSSDTAPDSVDMLICSASSPIMTDAGDVLPDLRGRLYPRMANVLSKQLGLSRALPLDSQMECASFLLNLRLAASMIRQGKAEKVLVVCSEYISNLLDFTSRTSTLFADGCAVALLTRGDDDSCDLLASAEHSDATFYEVATGRWRLPENPTGEAKPRLYFSLFSDGQNKMASFVPTNVPIAMRRALEKAGLGSDDIDYFVFHQPAPFLVKAWAEGIGARPEQYQLTMGDTGVMISVSIPYTLMTGLREGKIRPGDRIVMAGAATGWGFAAQVWQLGEVLVC
- the pqsA gene encoding anthranilate--CoA ligase, yielding MSTLANLTEVLFRLDFDPDTAVYHYRGQTLSRLQCRTYILSQASQLARLLKPGDRVVLALNDSPSLACLFLACIAVGAIPAVINPKSREQALADIAADCQASLVVREADAPSLSGPLAPLTLRAAAGRPLLDDFSLDALVGPADLDWSAFHRQDPAAACFLQYTSGSTGAPKGVMHSLRNTLGFCRAFATELLALQAGDRLYSIPKMFFGYGMGNSLFFPWFSGASALLDDTWPSPERVLENLVAFRPRVLFGVPAIYASLRPQARELLSSVRLAFSAGSPLPRGEFEFWAAHGLEICDGIGATEVGHVFLANRPGQARADSTGLPLPGYECRLVDREGHTIEEAGRQGVLLVRGPGLSPGYWRASEEQQARFAGGWYRTGDLFERDESGAYRHCGREDDLFKVNGRWVVPTQVEQAICRHLPEVSEAVLVPTCRLHDGLRPTLFVTLATPLDDNQILLAQRIDQHLAEQIPSHMLPSQLHVLPALPRNDNGKLARAELRHLADTLYHDNLPEERAC
- a CDS encoding fimbria/pilus outer membrane usher protein; this encodes MAIFRKKFDFELSVYSRSSCLMALGLALPAVTFAVEFNAEFLNNEGGAPVELKYFENGNSVSPGTYSVDIHLNQIMIRREDVVFSADPETGSVRPVVRVGLLKEIGVDIARLTRDKLIPDNLENNTPLNVAELIPGASIEFDVNSLSLLVSIPQLYVQRHSRGYVDPSLWDDGVTALFSNYQANFTRNTNFGQNSDYRYLGLRNGFNLFGWRLRNDSSLSGGTGMRNKFSSNRTYVERDIRALKGTLSLGELYTSAQGDAFESVRMRGVQLQSDIGMLPDNEISYTPVVRGIAETNATVEVSQNGFVIYSTNVPPGAFEITDIYPSGSNGDLEVKIIEADGRQRSFKQSYSYLPVMTRKGNLRYGLAAGEYHNDGQPSVNLLQGSAVYGLSDRVTGFGGLLAAEKYNATNLGLGFNTPLGGFSADVTHSQSRTRRGGRNQGQSLRLLYSKTINATETSFTVVGYRYSTEGYRTLSQHIDDMSEESYLYGSSSSRQKSRIDLTVNQTLFRRSSLYLTAGETTYWNRPGSSRRVQFGFSSGIKRASYSLAVSRTQETGSFGRSDTQFTASVSIPLGGSARSSQVYANAVSSQHGDSSLNTGISGYLDEANAFNYSAQANYSKDGGNSGSVGLGWDTSKAKLSANYSQGRDNKQINLGASGSVVVHSGGVTFGQPVGETFGLVEVPEVGGVGLDGYSSVRTDGRGYAVLPYMQPYRYNWVNLDTNTLGSDTEISDSTQMAVPTRGAVIAKRFSAESGRRVQFDLSMDSGGKIPFGAQAYDKEERVVGMVDNLSRLLVFGIEDQGRLSIRWSDGSCSVDYQLPPRNKDLTYERVALSCRRSSI
- the pqsD gene encoding anthraniloyl-CoA anthraniloyltransferase — its product is MGNPILAGLGFSLPKRQVSNHDLVGRINTSDEFIVERTGVRTRYHVEPEQAVSALMVPAARQAIEAAGLLPEDIDLLLVNTLSPDHHDPSQACLIQPLLGLRHIPVLDIRAQCSGLLYGLQMARGQILAGLARHVLVVCGEVLSKRMDCSDRGRNLSILLGDGAGAVVVSAGESLDDGLLDLRLGADGNYFDLLMTAAPGSASPTFLDENVLREGGGEFLMRGRPMFEHASQTLVRIAGEMLAAHELTLDDIDHVICHQPNLRILDAVQEQLGIPQHKFAVTVDRLGNMASASTPVTLAMFWPDIQPGQRVLVLTYGSGATWGAALYRKPEEVNRPC
- a CDS encoding molecular chaperone, whose protein sequence is MKYPFSSRVIWGGILLLFSTLANAGITLGGTRVVLQAPAKEAAILVRNQASKDVMIQSWVEADNGADKREVPFVITPALSRLGGNKQQTLRILFQGEGLPSDRESVFRLNVQEIPQKSASANTLQIALRQRIKVFYRPDNLSGTSAEAPGKLNWRLVRQGGKSVVEVSNDTAFHVSLASVKLKAGNAYYVVDADMVAPKSSRRFEIKGTPSGVSGNVEFQSVNDYGGLDKHSSSLSD
- a CDS encoding methylated-DNA--[protein]-cysteine S-methyltransferase, with the protein product MPHSYRKMESPVGTLTLVARDDAFLVAILWQHERPNRVPLDEMRLSEDSSLLAETERQLREYFSGKRSRFELPLDFQGTEFQKKVWSALLTIPFGETRSYTEIAVQIGSPNAVRAVGAANGRNPLSIVAPCHRVIGASGGLTGFAGGLAAKQWLLRLETRGRTPDLLSMIEDE